GTCGAGCAGCCAGCGGATCCCGAGCGCGAGGTCGTTGTACACGCAGAAGCCCGACGCCGCCCCGGGCATGGCGTGGTGCAGGCCGCCGGCCAGGTTGAGCGCGTGCAGGGCGCGGCCCTCGTGCACCGCGCGGACCGCGGCCAGCGTCGCGCCGCACACGTCGCGCGAGGCCTCGTGCATGCCGCGGAACGTGGGCACGTCGTCGGTGCCCAGGCCGCGGTGCAGGTCGTGCCGGGCCGGGTCGGCCGAGCTCGCCCGCACCGACTCGACGTACTCGGCGTCGTGGACGGTGCGCAGCATGTCGTCGTCGACCGGGTCGGGCGGCACGACGGTGACGTCGTCGCCCTCCAGCAGGCCCAGGTCGCGCGCGAGCCGCATGGCCAGCTGCACCCGGATCGGCGCCAGCGGGTGCCCCGGGCCGAAGTCGTAGGCCGCGAGCTCGTCGTCCCAGACGACCGCCGACTGTCCCGTCACCGCCTCGTCACTCGCCCGTCGCCAGCGCGGCGCTGCGGTCGCGGGCCGCCTCGAGGGCCGAGATGAACGCGGCGCGGACCTTGTGGTCGTCGAGCTCGCGCAGGGCGGCCACGGTGGTGCCGCCCGGGGAGGTGACGTTCTCGCGCAGCACGCTGGGGTGCTCGCCGGTCTCGCGCAGCATCGTCGCGGCGCCGTAGCAGGTCTGCACGACCAGCTCGGTGGCCGTCGACCGCGGCAGGCCGAGGAACACGCCCGCCTCGATCATCGCCTCGGCGACGTAGAAGACGTACGCCGGCCCGCTGCCGCTGATGGCGGTGACGGCGTCGAGGTGCTTCTCCTCGAGGCGCACCACGCGGCCCACCGCCCGCAGCAGCGACTCCGCCTCCTCGAGGTGCGCGACGTCGCAGTGCGCGCCGGGCGAGATCGCGGCCATGCCCTGGTCGACGAGGGCCGGGGTGTTGGGCATGACGCGCACCACCGGGCACCCGTCGGGCAGGTGCGACTCGAGGAACTCGGTGGTGATGCCGGCCGCCAGCGACACCACGAGCGCCCCGGGCCGCACGTGGGGCGCGATCTCGTCGCACAGGGCGCCCATGTCCTGCGGCTTGACGACGAACACGAGGGTGTCGGCCTTCTCCGCGGCCTCGACGTTGTCGACCACGGCGACGCCGTGCCGCTCGCGCAGCTCCTGCGCCCGGTCCGGACGGCGCTCGGTGACGACGAGCTCGTCGGGCCGTCGGCCCGCGCGGATGAGCCCGGCGAGCAGCGTCTCCCCCATGACGCCGGCGCCGAAGATCGCGACGAGTCCCATGCGGGTCAGCCCTTCGAGGTCAGCGAGCGGGCGAGCAGGCCCAGGTTGGCAGGTCGCTCCGCGAGGCGGCGCACGAGATAGCCGTACCACTCGTCGCCGTACGGCACGTAGACGCGCATCCGCTCACCCTGGGCCGCCAGGCGCAGCTGCTCCTCCGGGCGGATGCCGTAGAGCATCTGGAACTCGTACGTGCCGGGCTGCCGGTCGTTGCGGACGGCGAGGGCGCCGCCGATCTCCACCAGGCGCGGGTCGTGGGTGGCGAGCATCGGGTAGCCGGAGCCCTGCATGAGGATC
This Frankiales bacterium DNA region includes the following protein-coding sequences:
- a CDS encoding pyrroline-5-carboxylate reductase codes for the protein MGLVAIFGAGVMGETLLAGLIRAGRRPDELVVTERRPDRAQELRERHGVAVVDNVEAAEKADTLVFVVKPQDMGALCDEIAPHVRPGALVVSLAAGITTEFLESHLPDGCPVVRVMPNTPALVDQGMAAISPGAHCDVAHLEEAESLLRAVGRVVRLEEKHLDAVTAISGSGPAYVFYVAEAMIEAGVFLGLPRSTATELVVQTCYGAATMLRETGEHPSVLRENVTSPGGTTVAALRELDDHKVRAAFISALEAARDRSAALATGE